A section of the Subtercola frigoramans genome encodes:
- a CDS encoding ABC transporter ATP-binding protein: MSTADSRATAGASRASAASPRGRSRGSGRGRRDKDNGPRAKFTDLLPYLLEHKKVLALVIGLSILGAAASLAQPLLVSQVITQVTAGNPLNGLVWLLVILVVLSGLISGFQHYLLQRTGEGVVLSSRKQLVRRMLNLPIREFDTRRTGDLVSRVGSDTTLLRAVLTQGLVDALGGSLVFVGALIAMLIIDPVLLGLTVLVVGVSIVVVVLLSARIRVASRQAQEMVGDLAASVERAISAVRTVRAANATEREIKAVEKDAEGAWAMGIKVAKISALVVPVAGIAMQVAFLTVIGVGGYRVASGAITIASLVSFILFLFMMIMPLGQAFGAFTSVNSALGALGRIQEIITLPSEGEFDRKLAPLASNAEVSAAAFARAAASTPIAVEFDGVEFAYAESATPGDGAPDAQGVLSGPGTALLAAHGPVVMAAGEVDTGATSTATGARGEVPGPVRGEYPGGFPGIVSGDMPGDIPNEISGDASPEPASAASYLADSGARGGTGAGVGSPGTADPGIRNTTVLRGVSFSVPRGQRVALVGPSGAGKSTILALIERFYDPTSGVIRVGGTDIRQLDREALRAQIGYVEQDAPVLAGSIRSNLLLASPAATDEECVAVLTAVNLLEVLERSPEGLDAAVGEEGVMLSGGERQRLAIARALLAAPPILLLDESTSSLDGLNEQMLREAIDAVAENRTLIVIAHRLSTVVDSDVIIVLDHGSVVGVGTHSELVVSTPLYRELAKRQLLV; the protein is encoded by the coding sequence ATGAGCACAGCAGATTCACGGGCCACCGCAGGTGCAAGCCGCGCGAGCGCAGCCAGCCCACGGGGTCGCAGCAGGGGCAGCGGGCGAGGCCGACGCGACAAAGACAACGGCCCGCGCGCGAAGTTCACAGACCTGCTGCCCTACCTGCTCGAGCACAAGAAGGTCCTTGCGCTCGTGATCGGCCTGAGCATCCTCGGTGCCGCAGCCAGCCTCGCCCAGCCCCTGCTCGTGAGCCAGGTCATCACCCAGGTCACGGCCGGCAACCCACTGAACGGGCTCGTCTGGCTGCTGGTGATTCTCGTCGTTCTGTCCGGCCTCATCAGCGGCTTTCAGCACTACCTGCTGCAGCGCACCGGCGAGGGCGTCGTGCTGTCGAGCCGCAAGCAGCTGGTGCGCCGGATGCTCAACCTCCCCATCCGCGAATTCGACACCCGCCGCACGGGCGACCTGGTCTCGCGGGTCGGCTCCGACACCACCCTGCTCCGCGCCGTGCTCACGCAGGGACTTGTCGATGCACTCGGAGGGTCGCTGGTCTTCGTCGGCGCGCTCATCGCGATGCTGATCATCGACCCCGTGCTGCTCGGGCTCACCGTTCTCGTCGTCGGCGTCTCGATCGTGGTCGTGGTGTTGCTCTCTGCGCGCATCCGTGTGGCCAGCCGTCAGGCGCAGGAGATGGTCGGCGACCTCGCAGCGAGCGTCGAGCGGGCCATCAGCGCCGTTCGCACGGTACGCGCGGCAAACGCCACCGAGCGCGAGATCAAGGCGGTTGAGAAAGACGCCGAGGGCGCCTGGGCCATGGGCATCAAGGTTGCGAAGATCTCGGCCCTCGTGGTCCCGGTCGCCGGGATCGCCATGCAGGTCGCCTTCCTCACCGTGATCGGTGTCGGCGGATACCGAGTTGCCAGTGGGGCGATCACCATCGCGTCTCTGGTGTCGTTCATCCTGTTCCTGTTCATGATGATCATGCCGCTGGGCCAGGCGTTCGGGGCGTTCACCTCGGTGAACTCCGCCCTCGGTGCGCTGGGCCGCATCCAGGAGATCATCACGCTGCCGAGTGAGGGTGAATTCGACCGCAAGCTCGCCCCGCTCGCCAGCAACGCCGAAGTGAGTGCCGCCGCATTCGCCCGTGCCGCCGCCAGCACGCCGATCGCCGTCGAGTTCGACGGCGTCGAGTTCGCGTACGCCGAAAGTGCCACGCCGGGTGACGGTGCTCCGGATGCGCAGGGTGTATTGTCAGGGCCTGGCACCGCGCTGCTCGCCGCGCACGGGCCGGTTGTCATGGCCGCTGGTGAGGTCGATACGGGCGCAACGAGTACCGCCACCGGAGCTCGCGGCGAAGTACCCGGCCCTGTCCGCGGGGAGTACCCGGGCGGATTCCCGGGCATAGTCTCTGGCGACATGCCTGGCGACATTCCCAATGAGATTTCCGGCGACGCCTCCCCCGAGCCCGCCTCGGCCGCGAGCTACCTCGCCGACTCCGGTGCGCGCGGCGGCACCGGGGCGGGCGTCGGCAGTCCGGGCACAGCTGATCCGGGCATCCGGAACACCACCGTTCTGCGCGGCGTGAGCTTCAGCGTGCCGCGGGGCCAGCGTGTGGCCCTGGTCGGGCCCTCTGGTGCGGGCAAGAGCACGATTCTTGCGCTCATCGAACGGTTCTACGACCCGACCTCCGGCGTGATTCGTGTCGGAGGCACCGACATCCGCCAGCTCGACCGCGAGGCCCTGCGCGCGCAGATCGGCTACGTCGAACAGGACGCCCCGGTGCTGGCCGGCAGCATCCGCTCGAACCTGCTCCTGGCGTCGCCCGCAGCAACCGACGAGGAGTGCGTGGCCGTGCTGACGGCGGTCAACCTGCTCGAGGTGCTCGAGCGGTCGCCAGAGGGTCTGGATGCTGCGGTCGGCGAAGAGGGCGTGATGCTCTCAGGCGGCGAACGCCAGCGCCTGGCCATCGCCCGTGCGCTTCTGGCTGCCCCGCCGATCCTGTTGCTCGATGAGTCGACCTCGAGCCTCGACGGACTCAACGAGCAGATGCTGCGCGAGGCGATCGATGCGGTCGCCGAGAACCGCACGCTGATCGTGATCGCACATCGGCTGTCGACTGTCGTCGACTCCGACGTGATCATCGTTCTCGACCACGGCTCCGTGGTCGGTGTCGGCACGCACTCGGAGCTCGTCGTCTCGACGCCGCTGTACCGCGAGCTCGCAAAGCGCCAGCTGCTGGTCTAG
- the folD gene encoding bifunctional methylenetetrahydrofolate dehydrogenase/methenyltetrahydrofolate cyclohydrolase FolD, whose protein sequence is MTAGLIDGKAVAARVRAALKDDVSAFIARTGVQPGLATVLVGGDPASEVYVANKRKSTVASGMADLHQHLPEDASQAEVESLLRRLAADPQVSGILLQLPVPAQLNAAPLIDLIPFEKDVDGLTTLSVGRLAQQKPGLRPCTPAGVIELLDAYDVPIEGANVVVIGRSELVGRPVAQLLVNRNATVTIAHSRTRNLAEVCRAADIVVAAVGVKGLITAEHIKPGATVIDVGIHRGPEGLSGDVDFGPAAEVAGLITPVPGGVGPMTIAMLLVNTLRAAELQYELAGAAATA, encoded by the coding sequence GTGACCGCAGGTCTCATTGACGGCAAGGCTGTCGCTGCGCGCGTCCGCGCAGCGCTGAAAGATGATGTCTCGGCATTCATCGCCAGAACCGGCGTGCAGCCGGGGCTCGCCACGGTACTCGTCGGCGGTGACCCGGCGTCCGAGGTGTACGTCGCCAACAAGCGCAAGTCCACGGTCGCTTCTGGAATGGCAGACCTGCACCAGCACCTGCCGGAAGACGCGAGCCAGGCGGAGGTCGAGTCGCTGCTACGTCGTCTGGCCGCCGACCCGCAGGTATCGGGCATCCTGTTGCAGCTGCCGGTACCCGCGCAGCTGAACGCTGCGCCGCTGATCGACCTCATCCCCTTCGAGAAGGACGTGGACGGCCTGACGACGCTGAGCGTCGGTCGGCTGGCGCAGCAGAAGCCCGGGCTGCGCCCCTGCACTCCGGCGGGCGTCATCGAGCTTCTCGACGCGTACGACGTGCCGATCGAGGGCGCGAACGTCGTGGTCATCGGTCGCTCTGAGCTCGTCGGCCGACCGGTCGCCCAGTTGCTCGTGAATCGGAATGCGACCGTGACGATTGCCCATTCTCGCACGCGCAACCTGGCGGAGGTGTGTCGCGCGGCCGATATCGTCGTGGCGGCAGTCGGGGTGAAAGGCTTGATCACAGCCGAGCACATCAAGCCCGGCGCGACCGTGATCGACGTAGGCATCCACCGCGGGCCCGAGGGCCTGTCGGGCGACGTCGACTTCGGCCCAGCGGCCGAGGTGGCGGGGCTCATCACGCCCGTTCCCGGCGGCGTCGGGCCGATGACGATCGCGATGTTGCTGGTGAACACCCTGCGCGCGGCAGAACTGCAGTACGAGCTGGCTGGCGCCGCTGCCACGGCCTGA
- the purU gene encoding formyltetrahydrofolate deformylase translates to MMPEESPAGGAVHDAPNSTGAFATTATATVTGAGSTAANKDIGRLTIQCADQPGIVAAVAGFLAEHGANIVELGQFSTDSENGEFFQRTVFHREGLAEALPGLTAAFADQVGERFGMTFALTDAATPKRVAIMVSKYDHCLLELLWRNRRNELDMNVTMVISNHPDLAADVASFGIDFVHIPISRATKVESEARALELLTGKVDLVVMARYMQILSADFLDNVGCPVINIHHSFLPAFAGAGPYLKAKERGVKLIGATAHYATATLDEGPIIEQDVVRVSHRDSVGELERRGAEVERSVLARAVQWHCEDRVMTYRNSTTIL, encoded by the coding sequence ATGATGCCCGAAGAGTCGCCCGCTGGCGGCGCAGTACACGATGCCCCGAACTCGACGGGCGCGTTTGCCACCACGGCGACCGCGACCGTGACGGGCGCGGGGTCGACGGCGGCCAACAAGGACATCGGGCGCCTCACGATCCAGTGCGCTGACCAGCCCGGTATCGTCGCTGCCGTCGCCGGCTTCCTGGCCGAACACGGCGCGAACATCGTGGAACTCGGGCAGTTCTCCACCGACTCGGAGAACGGCGAATTCTTCCAGCGCACCGTCTTCCACCGCGAGGGTCTCGCTGAAGCCCTGCCCGGGCTCACCGCCGCGTTCGCAGACCAGGTCGGCGAGCGCTTCGGTATGACGTTCGCCCTCACCGATGCTGCGACACCCAAGCGCGTCGCGATCATGGTCTCGAAGTACGACCACTGCCTGCTCGAGTTGCTGTGGCGCAACAGGCGCAACGAGCTCGACATGAACGTGACCATGGTCATCTCGAACCACCCCGACCTCGCCGCCGATGTGGCCAGCTTCGGCATCGACTTCGTGCACATTCCGATCAGCCGCGCGACCAAGGTCGAGTCAGAAGCTCGTGCACTCGAGCTTCTGACGGGCAAGGTGGATCTCGTGGTTATGGCCCGCTACATGCAGATCCTCTCCGCGGACTTCCTCGACAATGTCGGCTGCCCAGTGATCAACATCCACCATTCCTTCCTTCCGGCTTTCGCCGGTGCCGGGCCGTACCTGAAGGCCAAGGAGCGCGGAGTCAAGCTGATCGGCGCGACCGCACACTACGCGACGGCGACCCTCGACGAGGGCCCCATCATCGAGCAGGACGTGGTTCGGGTCTCGCACCGCGACAGCGTGGGGGAGCTCGAGCGTCGGGGCGCCGAGGTGGAGCGCAGCGTTCTCGCTCGGGCCGTGCAGTGGCATTGTGAAGACCGTGTGATGACATACCGGAATTCGACCACGATTCTGTGA
- a CDS encoding TrmH family RNA methyltransferase, with product MVNVVEVTELSDPRLADYSHLTDVALRKARSSEFGLYLAESALVLERAVGAGHVPRSVLALGGSLDEVVAALGQWAETVPIFVGPGELLAELTGYILHRGIIASMNRPLLQPVGEVLQDARLVVVLENVADPTNVGAIFRSVGAVGADAVLVTPRCSDPFYRRAIRVSMGTVLQVPWTRSGDWDTLEPQLRTAGFHIAALALSPDAVSLRDFARDFSDTDGRPDKLALVLGAEGDGLTDSALAAADTIVSIPMAHGIDSLNVAAASAVALWAVSG from the coding sequence ATGGTGAACGTCGTCGAAGTCACCGAGCTCAGCGACCCGCGGCTGGCCGACTATTCGCATCTGACCGATGTCGCTCTTCGCAAGGCCCGCAGCAGCGAATTCGGGCTGTACTTGGCCGAATCCGCCCTCGTACTCGAGCGCGCGGTGGGTGCGGGGCACGTACCGCGCTCTGTTCTCGCACTCGGCGGTTCTCTCGACGAAGTAGTCGCCGCACTGGGGCAGTGGGCCGAGACCGTGCCGATCTTCGTCGGCCCCGGTGAGCTCCTCGCCGAGCTGACGGGCTACATTCTGCACCGCGGAATCATCGCCTCGATGAACCGCCCGCTCCTCCAGCCGGTCGGCGAGGTGCTGCAGGATGCCCGGCTCGTCGTGGTGCTCGAGAACGTCGCCGACCCCACCAACGTCGGGGCGATCTTCCGTTCTGTGGGAGCTGTCGGGGCCGACGCTGTGCTCGTCACGCCCCGCTGCTCCGACCCGTTCTACCGCCGGGCGATCCGCGTGAGCATGGGCACGGTTCTGCAGGTGCCGTGGACACGGTCTGGTGACTGGGACACCCTGGAACCGCAGCTGAGAACGGCCGGATTCCACATCGCTGCGCTTGCCCTCTCGCCTGACGCGGTGTCGCTTCGGGATTTTGCGCGTGACTTCTCAGACACAGATGGCCGGCCCGATAAGCTGGCGCTGGTGCTCGGTGCAGAGGGAGACGGGCTGACCGACAGCGCCCTGGCTGCGGCAGACACGATCGTGAGCATCCCGATGGCGCACGGCATCGACTCTCTGAACGTGGCAGCCGCGAGTGCAGTGGCGCTCTGGGCCGTCTCCGGCTGA